A single window of Archangium gephyra DNA harbors:
- a CDS encoding methyl-accepting chemotaxis protein, with translation MRLPLIGTLKLRGRLTLYVTLLAVAPLLLSTWAGVSTTQEMMQAQVHEMLRIEAEGLKDLVEASLAERETSVRSWADDALLRESLQRDTYALSDGVLSRLQLRYTTFTGLVLFTDDGRAVSASTPALRDSFAGQEAAVRDAAWFKAAQQGRFTSTTLTQEDPVFGMQVLHLAAPVMEARGGRRLGVLLAAYDWGQVGEVVKAALARARSRKNESFALEVRTASGTVLFDSRGKDAWNIPNAVAEQAINGPEIPDVGDGWRFVALSDPEEVYATMHKLRAGTAVAVMAVVALAALAALLLSRGITAPITRLSQVVRRIVQEGDLTQKPDVRSDDEVGELARSFVQLVDHLRETTESLQRGTQVLTDTVAELTRAAEQEESNLTRQAAALQQTQVTAQEIKQTSDVAAERAAAVLMVATRADELGQSGARSLAESMSGFQALRDQVNEMSEQIGGLNERAQRIGGITQTVKGLADRSNMLALNAAIEAVRSGEHGKGFGIVAKEIRTLANQSIQSTGQVGGLLEDITQAILKTVELSEQGQLRMEAGMVQARTSGESIHALTEIVQDNMNAVRQISGAVSQQNAGINEIFGALTDLSSLMHETMVGLQATQRVTQALREVAEQMQHVARSYRV, from the coding sequence ATGAGACTTCCCCTGATCGGCACCCTGAAGCTGCGCGGCCGCCTGACGCTGTACGTCACCCTGCTGGCCGTCGCGCCGCTGCTGCTCTCCACGTGGGCGGGAGTCAGTACCACCCAGGAGATGATGCAGGCGCAGGTGCACGAGATGCTGCGCATCGAGGCGGAGGGCCTGAAGGATCTGGTGGAGGCCTCGCTGGCGGAGCGCGAGACGAGCGTGCGCAGCTGGGCCGACGACGCGCTGCTGCGCGAGTCGCTTCAGCGCGACACCTACGCGCTGAGCGACGGGGTGCTGTCGCGGCTGCAGCTGCGCTACACCACCTTCACCGGGCTGGTGCTCTTCACCGACGACGGCCGGGCCGTGTCCGCCAGCACCCCGGCGCTGCGCGACTCCTTCGCGGGCCAGGAGGCGGCGGTGCGCGACGCGGCCTGGTTCAAGGCCGCCCAGCAGGGGCGCTTCACCAGCACGACGCTCACCCAGGAGGACCCCGTCTTCGGCATGCAGGTGCTGCACCTGGCGGCGCCGGTGATGGAGGCGCGGGGCGGACGGCGGCTGGGCGTGCTGCTGGCGGCGTATGACTGGGGCCAGGTGGGCGAGGTGGTGAAGGCGGCGCTGGCCCGCGCCCGCTCGCGCAAGAACGAGAGCTTCGCCCTGGAGGTGCGCACCGCCTCGGGCACGGTGCTCTTCGACTCGCGGGGCAAGGACGCCTGGAACATCCCCAACGCCGTGGCCGAGCAGGCCATCAACGGGCCGGAGATTCCGGACGTGGGCGATGGCTGGCGCTTCGTGGCCCTCTCGGACCCGGAGGAGGTCTACGCCACCATGCACAAGCTGCGCGCGGGCACCGCGGTGGCGGTGATGGCGGTGGTGGCCCTCGCCGCCCTCGCCGCCCTGCTGCTGTCGCGCGGCATCACCGCGCCCATCACCCGGCTGAGCCAGGTGGTGCGCCGCATCGTGCAGGAGGGAGACCTCACCCAGAAGCCCGACGTGCGCTCCGACGACGAGGTGGGCGAGCTGGCCCGCTCCTTCGTGCAGCTGGTGGACCACCTGCGCGAGACGACCGAGAGCCTGCAGCGCGGCACGCAGGTGCTCACCGACACCGTGGCCGAGCTGACGCGCGCCGCCGAGCAGGAGGAGAGCAACCTCACCCGCCAGGCGGCGGCGCTGCAACAGACGCAGGTGACGGCGCAGGAGATCAAACAGACGTCGGATGTGGCGGCCGAGCGGGCCGCCGCGGTGCTGATGGTGGCCACGCGCGCCGATGAGCTGGGCCAGAGCGGCGCCCGCTCGCTGGCCGAGAGCATGAGCGGCTTCCAGGCGCTGCGAGATCAGGTGAACGAGATGTCCGAGCAGATCGGCGGGCTCAACGAGCGCGCCCAGCGCATCGGCGGCATCACCCAGACGGTGAAGGGGCTGGCGGACCGCTCCAACATGCTGGCGCTCAACGCGGCCATCGAGGCGGTGCGCTCCGGGGAGCACGGCAAGGGCTTTGGCATCGTGGCCAAGGAGATCCGCACCCTGGCCAACCAGTCCATCCAGTCCACCGGCCAGGTGGGCGGGCTGCTCGAGGACATCACCCAGGCCATCCTCAAGACGGTGGAGCTGAGCGAGCAGGGCCAGCTGCGCATGGAGGCGGGCATGGTCCAGGCGCGTACCAGCGGCGAGAGCATCCACGCCCTCACCGAGATCGTGCAGGACAACATGAACGCGGTGCGGCAGATCTCCGGCGCGGTGAGCCAGCAGAACGCGGGCATCAATGAAATCTTCGGCGCCCTGACGGACCTCTCCAGCCTGATGCACGAGACCATGGTGGGGCTGCAGGCCACCCAGCGCGTGACGCAGGCATTGCGCGAGGTGGCCGAGCAGATGCAGCACGTGGCGCGCAGCTACCGGGTATAA
- a CDS encoding host attachment protein: protein MADALWILVANGSRAKLFATDERAEVWDLREEFHHEESRSMSRQLLNQPDNPNAGSLHKPQPENQPDARQQLEIDRFARELAARLERGLNDHAYDRLVIAAPPGLLGMLRKLISTRVHQKLMLDFRADYMNVPDRELPERIPLS, encoded by the coding sequence ATGGCGGACGCGCTGTGGATATTGGTGGCCAATGGGAGCCGGGCCAAGCTCTTCGCGACGGACGAGCGCGCGGAGGTCTGGGACCTGAGGGAGGAGTTCCACCACGAGGAGAGCCGGTCCATGTCCCGGCAGCTGCTCAACCAGCCGGACAACCCCAATGCCGGCTCCCTGCACAAACCCCAACCCGAGAACCAGCCCGATGCTCGCCAGCAGCTGGAGATCGACCGCTTCGCCCGGGAGCTCGCCGCCCGGCTGGAGCGGGGCTTGAATGACCACGCCTATGACCGGCTCGTCATCGCCGCCCCGCCCGGGCTGCTCGGCATGCTGCGCAAGCTCATCAGCACCCGCGTGCACCAGAAGCTGATGCTCGACTTCCGGGCGGACTACATGAACGTGCCGGACCGCGAGCTGCCCGAGCGCATCCCGCTCTCCTAG